In one Magallana gigas chromosome 9, xbMagGiga1.1, whole genome shotgun sequence genomic region, the following are encoded:
- the LOC136271603 gene encoding sialoadhesin-like: protein MHLIGFVILKYALLIWKCGDASFSIKPSTNVVVNQTVTLQCLFKSGQMAVLFNFPGRISCAVAFGSCARGCGNSLSFECPNNRTYIVNVTVLPSWHNTTFSCEHPFEGGKSEMTLNVTVPVTSAIISTNQTSLHSGKIMYLTCQTSYCHPPATVTWYNDNIEILDNTIVTIDKNPYFLSRMTSKIQYTVMPQDNGKNIYCIASNILGERVVSDKITLDVRYISDVYIIPSRNLHVVAGTKQVWIHCYTENANPEVIEYIWFKGNSSNLTVLSHSQTFVFKTVDIQDSSQYTCRATNVAGTSTGTIQVIVQYSPMAAQIIEVVCQDTRAFILWTSSNAYSNDDTYKEILQYKRSNDLLYKTLEKPNWNRTNNNIKLIEVTDLKPNTGYLFSVLTLTRLGEAYSNIKTCITDTETIEKIRGDCNTQIAFAIGGLLCAFVLIGGFIVTGAIYYRKAKPRKQTVAAGSHKITETYEDQLCESKDHHYDGILPTSSTAGRLA from the exons ATGCATCTAATCggttttgttattttgaaatatgctCTGCTGATATGGAAGTGTG gGGATGCATCATTTTCTATCAAGCCCTCAACAAATGTAGTTGTAAACCAGACGGTCACTTTACAATGCTTGTTTAAATCCGGACAAATGGCAGTTCTATTTAATTTTCCTGGACGAATTAGCTGTGCAGTAGCATTTGGTAGTTGTGCAAGAGGTTGTGGCAATTCGTTATCGTTTGAATGCCCTAACAACAGGACATACATTGTCAATGTCACCGTGTTGCCTTCATGGCACAATACAACTTTTTCTTGTGAACACCCATTCGAGGGAGGAAAATCCGAAATGACCTTGAACGTGACAG TTCCTGTCACTTCTGCCATCATCAGTACGAACCAAACGTCTCTACATTCGGGAAAAATAATGTACTTGACTTGTCAGACAAGTTACTGCCATCCACCTGCAACTGTCACATGGTACAATGACAATATAGAAATTTTGGATAATACAATTGTtacaattgataaaaatccGTATTTCCTTTCAAGGATGACATCCAAAATACAGTATACTGTTATGCCACAAGATAATGGTAAAAACATATATTGTATCGCCAGCAATATTCTGGGAGAGAGGGTTGTTTCAGACAAAATAACACTTGACGTCAGGT atatttcaGATGTTTACATTATTCCATCTCGTAATTTACACGTTGTTGCGGGGACAAAACAAGTTTGGATTCACTGTTACACTGAAAATGCAAATCCGGAGGTCATAGAATACATTTGGTTCAAGGGAAATTCTTCTAACCTCACAGTTTTGTCACATTcccaaacatttgtttttaaaacagttgACATTCAGGACAGTAGTCAATATACCTGCAGAGCAACAAATGTAGCAGGAACATCAACCGGTACTATTCAAGTCATCGTACAAT ATTCTCCAATGGCGGCACAGATTATAGAAGTGGTATGTCAGGACACTCGTGCTTTCATTTTATGGACGTCCTCTAACGCATACTCTAACGATGATACTTACAAAGAAATCCTTCAGTACAAACGTTCGAACGACTTGCTTTATAAGACATTAGAAAAGCCAAATTGGAATAGAACCAACAATAACATAAAACTTATTGAAGTGACCGATCTAAAGCCTAATACAGGATATTTATTCAGTGTTTTGACCTTAACTCGACTTGGCGAAGCATACTCTAACATCAAAACATGCATTACTGATACAGAAACAATCGAAA AAATCAGAGGAGACTGTAATACTCAGATTGCGTTCGCAATTGGTGGATTGTTGTGTGCCTTTGTGTTGATTGGCGGTTTCATTGTCACTGGAGCCATATATTACAGAAAG GCAAAACCAAGAAAACAAACAG TAGCAGCAGGAAGTCACAAAATCACTGAGACATATGAAGATCAGCTTTGTGAAAGCAAAGATCATCACTATGATGGAATATTACCAACATCTTCTACTGCAGGTAGACTAGCATAG